A genomic window from Rhodococcus sp. KBS0724 includes:
- a CDS encoding signal peptidase I produces MTITDESASRGRSRGKEIALNVAAIAGLICIIATLASLMFGIKHLVFRSGSMSPEISTGALAFAKTVPATELAVGDVVSVYNDQGVRITHRVDNLELTGGEEVVATLKGDANNAPDRLPYTIIEADRVFFHIGGLGYIVAWLSSPLATFLGGGLVGAVLVIAFGKSKDRRLAPSGAGTTNDAPETRGELQEAHNV; encoded by the coding sequence ATGACGATCACCGATGAGTCGGCCTCGCGTGGCCGCAGCAGAGGCAAGGAGATCGCGCTCAACGTCGCCGCGATCGCCGGGCTGATCTGTATCATCGCCACTCTCGCTTCGCTGATGTTCGGCATCAAGCACCTGGTGTTCCGTTCGGGCTCGATGTCGCCGGAGATCTCCACCGGCGCACTGGCTTTCGCCAAGACTGTTCCCGCGACAGAGTTGGCAGTCGGTGATGTGGTCAGCGTTTACAACGATCAGGGCGTGCGGATCACCCACCGGGTGGACAACCTCGAGCTGACCGGAGGGGAAGAGGTGGTTGCCACGCTCAAAGGCGACGCCAATAACGCGCCTGACCGCCTGCCGTACACGATCATCGAAGCAGATCGCGTGTTCTTTCACATCGGCGGACTCGGCTACATCGTCGCCTGGCTGTCCAGCCCACTTGCCACTTTCCTCGGCGGCGGACTGGTAGGCGCAGTGCTTGTCATCGCATTCGGAAAATCCAAAGACCGACGCTTGGCTCCCTCCGGTGCCGGCACTACGAACGACGCCCCCGAAACCCGTGGGGAACTTCAGGAGGCTCACAATGTTTGA
- a CDS encoding SipW-dependent-type signal peptide-containing protein: MSNNQQSRTNARFGSGMRGRLGESGWNRTRAVLSLGMVLGLGAVGTMAAWSDSATATTGIFSTSSIQLKVDNQRPTAVFTQLTKSSMLPGNSVAGEIKVQNTGTVDFTWAAVASGSGASNLLGKLTVSLHNTGANNGTVCSGTLIGTAQSVATSPTLVTGRALATGATDTVCIQVKVASDAGINERFKIADLGFNFTAEGL, encoded by the coding sequence ATGTCTAACAACCAGCAATCGCGCACAAACGCGCGCTTCGGGTCGGGGATGCGCGGCCGTCTGGGCGAATCCGGCTGGAACCGCACCCGAGCCGTTCTCTCGCTCGGCATGGTCTTGGGTCTCGGCGCGGTCGGAACGATGGCGGCGTGGTCGGACAGTGCTACCGCGACCACCGGTATTTTCAGTACGTCGTCGATCCAGTTGAAGGTCGACAACCAGCGGCCCACCGCCGTCTTCACCCAGCTCACCAAGAGCAGCATGCTTCCTGGAAACTCGGTGGCTGGTGAGATCAAGGTCCAGAACACCGGCACGGTTGATTTCACATGGGCTGCGGTTGCATCCGGATCCGGAGCATCGAATCTGCTTGGCAAGCTGACGGTGAGTCTGCACAACACCGGCGCGAACAACGGCACGGTCTGCTCGGGAACATTGATCGGTACGGCGCAGAGCGTGGCTACCAGTCCGACCCTCGTTACCGGGAGAGCGCTGGCAACGGGAGCGACTGACACCGTGTGTATTCAAGTCAAGGTCGCTTCGGATGCCGGCATAAACGAGCGGTTCAAGATCGCCGACCTCGGTTTCAACTTCACTGCCGAAGGGCTGTGA
- a CDS encoding signal peptidase I — translation MAITARSPRAGDRVDGSPRHAAPAPDEHEQSDNDADEKTTIWWWTRTVVSWLLLLVMVGLLAVMVVIPRLTGSTAYTVLTGSMEPTMPPGTLIVVKPTPNEDLATGDVITFQPVSGDPAVVTHRIEGIYYTGEGERRIHTRGDNNPIADSWSLVPEQIRGRVIYSVPQLGRVNTVINGQSRSILVTGTAVALGGYAVWMVISGLLDKRRENGADGEPVDEQGSDADDLQAHAMPVSTTETKIGHENV, via the coding sequence ATGGCAATCACCGCGAGAAGTCCTCGCGCGGGTGATCGTGTCGACGGATCTCCTCGGCACGCAGCCCCCGCACCTGATGAGCATGAGCAATCCGACAATGATGCGGATGAGAAGACCACGATCTGGTGGTGGACTCGGACCGTCGTCTCGTGGCTGCTGCTGCTGGTGATGGTCGGACTTCTCGCGGTGATGGTCGTCATCCCTCGGCTTACGGGCTCGACCGCGTACACGGTGCTCACCGGGTCGATGGAACCGACGATGCCCCCGGGCACGCTCATCGTCGTCAAGCCGACTCCCAACGAGGATTTGGCGACCGGGGATGTGATCACGTTCCAGCCGGTATCCGGTGATCCCGCAGTGGTGACTCACCGCATCGAGGGCATCTACTACACCGGTGAAGGGGAGCGTCGCATCCATACTCGCGGCGACAACAACCCCATCGCCGACTCGTGGTCGCTTGTGCCGGAACAGATCCGGGGCCGAGTCATTTACTCGGTGCCGCAGCTGGGCCGGGTGAACACGGTGATCAACGGCCAATCGCGGTCGATCCTCGTCACGGGTACTGCTGTGGCTTTGGGCGGATACGCGGTGTGGATGGTGATCAGCGGGTTGCTCGACAAGCGCCGTGAGAACGGCGCGGACGGGGAACCGGTCGACGAACAGGGTTCCGATGCAGACGACTTGCAGGCTCATGCCATGCCGGTATCAACCACTGAAACGAAAATAGGACACGAGAATGTCTAA
- a CDS encoding alternate-type signal peptide domain-containing protein gives MKKTTKGAVAAGAAALLLAGGAGTMAAWNASTTAGPAQTVTAGSMAVEQTTAGSWKWVGGLKDGQTFAPATDLIVPGDKVSYTANYKIDLVGTNLKAKLTPAVSGVTGALKDANLLTVTPANGTVTEYTAGLNQAATFTTVIEFKPGTTNLDGKGQTASLSGGTVTLEQVLTTP, from the coding sequence ATGAAGAAGACCACCAAGGGTGCTGTCGCCGCTGGCGCTGCTGCACTGCTCCTCGCCGGCGGCGCGGGCACCATGGCTGCGTGGAACGCATCCACCACCGCTGGTCCCGCGCAGACCGTCACTGCAGGCTCGATGGCTGTTGAGCAGACCACTGCCGGTTCCTGGAAGTGGGTCGGCGGACTCAAGGACGGTCAGACCTTCGCCCCGGCAACCGATCTCATTGTGCCGGGCGACAAGGTCTCGTACACCGCCAACTACAAGATCGATCTCGTCGGAACGAACCTGAAGGCCAAGCTGACGCCCGCCGTCTCGGGCGTGACCGGCGCGCTGAAGGATGCGAATCTCCTCACCGTGACGCCGGCCAACGGCACGGTGACGGAGTACACGGCAGGTCTGAACCAGGCTGCCACCTTCACCACCGTCATCGAGTTCAAGCCCGGCACCACAAACCTTGACGGCAAGGGTCAGACCGCGAGCCTTTCCGGGGGCACGGTCACCCTCGAGCAGGTTCTTACCACCCCGTAG
- a CDS encoding Ig-like domain-containing protein: MSRFFPVGDGRKSGLPWRTALFTALPAALLLAGSGALLAPSIASAAPGDDITDSCLEMSQGGGAWVAPGAFLPVGTDYIPVPGDEGTVLTFDVRNICDVPATLTLFSEEWSVTQNGNATVRGEISSQKGQQFVIGAGKDATTRLELAKKSVTTNVGVKVGFILGLPASEVVQGNEINGGWGLVLVEDELVIAPAAPTGLTLGAAEVETGTPVKVSGKAEPGSTVAVTGGGATCTATADASGNFSCDLTITAVGDHPITATATNDGGTSPASTSVTVKVTAETTDPGGSSSGSLGSSTGSLGSLDIFGS; this comes from the coding sequence ATGTCTCGATTTTTCCCGGTCGGGGACGGACGCAAATCCGGTCTTCCCTGGCGCACTGCACTGTTCACCGCGCTGCCGGCCGCACTCCTTCTCGCTGGCTCGGGTGCACTGCTCGCGCCCAGCATCGCCTCGGCCGCTCCGGGCGACGACATCACCGACTCGTGCCTCGAGATGTCCCAGGGCGGTGGTGCGTGGGTCGCGCCGGGGGCCTTTCTTCCCGTCGGTACCGACTACATCCCGGTTCCCGGAGATGAGGGCACAGTGTTGACCTTCGATGTCCGCAACATCTGCGACGTACCCGCGACCCTCACCCTCTTCAGTGAGGAGTGGTCGGTTACCCAAAATGGCAACGCGACGGTGCGGGGCGAGATCAGCAGCCAGAAGGGCCAGCAGTTTGTCATCGGTGCGGGTAAGGATGCCACGACCCGCCTCGAATTGGCGAAGAAGTCGGTCACGACGAACGTCGGCGTGAAGGTCGGTTTCATCCTGGGCCTCCCGGCTTCGGAGGTTGTGCAGGGCAACGAGATCAATGGCGGTTGGGGCCTCGTGCTTGTCGAGGACGAACTCGTAATTGCACCCGCTGCTCCCACCGGCCTGACTCTCGGCGCGGCCGAGGTCGAGACGGGTACGCCGGTCAAGGTTTCCGGTAAGGCCGAGCCCGGCAGCACCGTTGCCGTCACGGGCGGCGGCGCGACCTGCACAGCCACCGCAGACGCGAGTGGCAACTTCAGCTGCGACCTGACGATCACCGCGGTCGGCGATCACCCAATCACTGCTACCGCGACCAACGACGGCGGGACCAGCCCGGCCTCTACCTCGGTCACGGTGAAGGTGACGGCGGAAACCACGGATCCCGGCGGCAGCAGCAGCGGCAGCCTCGGCAGCAGCACCGGCTCGCTGGGCAGCCTGGACATCTTCGGCAGCTAG
- a CDS encoding amidohydrolase, with translation MTATADRIYINGDIRTMDESGTVAPTAMASKDGRFVAVGSDAEISELAGPSVEVVDLDGAVVVPGFIETHLHPMMWGLMLGDVEATTGACPTIDAVVAALAARAETTPPGEAIQAWGFDDSLVAEDRGLTTADLDRASTQHPILVRHLSAHGVYVNSVALEKAGITAATVDPEGGVIVRDADGTPTGELCEIPAMSLVHNLAPAIAPGASRLALLGAQDVMASVGVTSFHDMYVTSEMYDAYRELDDAGELRLRARLYLGHGVHDQLGELADSTSHVTVGGVKLVSDGSIQLHTAALSEPYHDLGGCHCGGMAIPSGALDALVSEHHGAGRQVAIHTNGDQAIDHALDAIARAKAAHPDIDIAHRLEHVQTLREDQIQRMVEVGVVASIFVNHVYYWGDRHRDRFLGPDRGERISPVASVVAAGLPYGLHCDCPVTPVNPLFTMNTAVHRLTRKGHVLGAQQCVSTRDALSGYTTAAARITGEGSDKGRIAVGLLADFVVLDGDPLDGPVDLSELKVLRTVVGGETIFEA, from the coding sequence ATGACCGCGACGGCCGACCGCATCTACATCAACGGCGACATCAGAACCATGGACGAATCCGGCACTGTTGCGCCGACTGCCATGGCAAGCAAGGACGGCAGATTCGTGGCCGTTGGATCCGACGCCGAGATCTCGGAACTGGCCGGCCCCAGCGTGGAGGTCGTGGATCTGGATGGAGCGGTGGTGGTTCCGGGCTTCATCGAAACCCACCTACATCCGATGATGTGGGGTTTGATGCTCGGTGACGTCGAGGCCACGACAGGTGCTTGCCCGACAATCGACGCGGTTGTTGCTGCATTGGCCGCGCGTGCCGAGACGACACCCCCGGGCGAGGCAATTCAGGCGTGGGGATTTGACGACAGTCTCGTCGCCGAGGATCGGGGATTGACGACGGCAGATCTCGACCGCGCGTCGACGCAGCACCCGATTCTGGTGCGTCACTTGTCTGCTCACGGAGTGTATGTCAACTCGGTTGCCCTGGAAAAGGCTGGGATCACTGCCGCAACTGTCGACCCCGAGGGTGGGGTGATTGTCCGCGATGCCGACGGCACCCCTACCGGTGAGCTGTGTGAGATTCCGGCAATGTCGTTGGTGCACAATCTAGCTCCGGCCATTGCCCCGGGCGCCTCCAGGCTGGCGTTACTGGGAGCACAAGACGTGATGGCGTCCGTCGGCGTGACAAGCTTCCACGACATGTACGTCACCTCGGAGATGTACGACGCTTACCGCGAGCTTGACGACGCGGGTGAACTGCGCTTGCGTGCGCGTCTGTACCTGGGTCATGGCGTCCACGATCAGTTGGGTGAACTTGCCGATTCGACCAGCCACGTCACTGTTGGCGGCGTGAAACTGGTTTCGGACGGTTCCATCCAGCTGCATACTGCCGCGCTGAGCGAGCCGTATCACGATTTGGGTGGATGTCATTGTGGCGGAATGGCAATCCCGTCGGGCGCGCTCGATGCTTTGGTGAGTGAGCATCACGGCGCAGGACGCCAGGTAGCGATTCACACCAACGGTGATCAGGCCATCGACCACGCACTCGACGCTATTGCCCGGGCAAAAGCTGCGCACCCTGACATCGACATTGCGCACCGGCTCGAGCACGTGCAAACGTTGCGCGAGGATCAAATTCAGCGCATGGTCGAAGTTGGTGTTGTTGCGTCTATTTTCGTCAATCACGTCTACTACTGGGGTGACCGTCACCGCGATCGTTTTCTCGGCCCGGACAGAGGAGAGCGAATAAGCCCGGTGGCGTCGGTGGTTGCGGCCGGTCTTCCCTACGGTTTGCATTGTGATTGCCCGGTCACTCCGGTGAATCCGCTCTTCACCATGAATACAGCGGTCCACAGGCTGACGCGGAAGGGGCACGTTCTTGGTGCGCAACAATGTGTGAGCACGCGTGATGCGTTGTCCGGCTACACAACTGCGGCCGCCCGCATTACCGGTGAGGGATCGGACAAGGGCCGAATTGCAGTAGGGCTGCTGGCGGATTTTGTTGTCCTCGACGGCGATCCGTTGGATGGTCCGGTTGACCTGTCGGAACTGAAGGTTCTTCGCACTGTAGTTGGCGGCGAAACGATCTTCGAAGCATAG
- a CDS encoding DMT family transporter, with amino-acid sequence MSDDVSSRPASARTDDEQRRRDLRVVVSGACILGLTSILYDLSGVSPATGAFFRCVYALIPLGILVWVQRRRQPGKTSTGPWIVKAVLAGVFLGIDLVLWHEAIHSIGAGLSTVLLNLQVLFVAILGYVVLRQRITKELVTSLPLLLVGVALVAGMSTTLTGANPAVGATFAVIAAGAYAVYIFLMGLATRAAGRTALPVLVSTIATGLTSGVIGIVTGTLDLAPALPAQGWLILLALVSQVVGWLLVASASQRLPAGSVAASLVLQSASALLFGAFLLSQIPSVVQIVGAVLILAGVVIATRQPAAKKPTPVVGERMETRV; translated from the coding sequence ATGAGTGATGATGTATCTTCGAGACCCGCTTCGGCGCGGACCGACGACGAACAACGCCGTCGAGATCTGCGAGTGGTTGTCTCTGGTGCATGCATTCTGGGCCTCACATCGATCCTGTACGACCTGTCCGGAGTGTCGCCCGCGACCGGCGCCTTCTTCCGGTGCGTTTACGCCTTGATTCCGCTCGGGATCCTCGTATGGGTGCAACGACGCCGCCAACCGGGAAAGACCTCGACGGGGCCGTGGATAGTCAAGGCCGTTCTCGCCGGAGTGTTCCTCGGCATCGACCTCGTTCTGTGGCATGAGGCCATTCATTCGATCGGCGCTGGTTTGTCGACGGTGCTCTTGAATCTGCAGGTGCTCTTTGTGGCCATCCTGGGCTACGTGGTTCTACGCCAGCGCATTACAAAGGAACTGGTGACGAGTCTGCCGCTACTTTTGGTCGGCGTGGCGTTGGTCGCCGGAATGAGTACGACGCTTACCGGAGCCAACCCCGCAGTGGGTGCGACCTTCGCGGTGATCGCTGCCGGCGCGTATGCCGTGTATATCTTCTTGATGGGATTGGCGACGCGAGCTGCGGGCCGGACTGCATTGCCGGTGCTCGTTTCCACGATCGCTACCGGACTTACATCCGGCGTGATCGGAATTGTCACCGGAACACTTGATCTCGCTCCCGCTCTACCCGCTCAGGGTTGGCTCATCCTGTTGGCCTTGGTATCTCAGGTGGTGGGGTGGCTGCTGGTGGCAAGTGCGAGTCAGCGGTTGCCGGCTGGTTCCGTTGCGGCGAGCCTGGTGCTGCAATCGGCGTCGGCGCTATTGTTCGGTGCTTTTCTACTTTCACAGATCCCCAGTGTCGTGCAGATTGTCGGTGCGGTGCTGATTCTTGCCGGAGTGGTTATCGCGACGCGGCAGCCCGCAGCAAAGAAGCCGACACCCGTTGTCGGTGAACGAATGGAGACACGAGTATGA
- a CDS encoding TetR/AcrR family transcriptional regulator gives MRTPVTRERVISAAAELVDSKGPDALVLSQLADTLDVRQSALYKHVDGVDDVQHQLSLLARKLLAQHLRDAAVGLSRDDAVIALADAWRSFVHIHPGLYAITDRYPTAPHADLVAAVGEVVDVINRVIAGYGLSDDDSEQAAWSLRSALHGFCVLESQEGHPAGTDPDRAYRRLVELLCAGISRM, from the coding sequence ATGAGAACCCCGGTAACCCGAGAACGCGTCATCTCCGCCGCAGCCGAACTCGTGGACAGCAAAGGCCCGGACGCGCTGGTACTCAGTCAACTCGCCGACACCCTGGATGTGCGGCAATCAGCTCTCTACAAGCACGTTGACGGCGTTGACGACGTCCAGCACCAGCTCAGCCTGCTCGCCCGAAAACTACTCGCCCAGCACCTCCGCGACGCCGCCGTCGGCCTCTCGCGTGATGACGCCGTCATTGCCCTCGCCGACGCGTGGCGCAGTTTTGTTCATATCCATCCCGGGCTGTACGCAATCACCGACCGCTACCCCACAGCCCCTCACGCAGACCTCGTCGCGGCCGTGGGCGAAGTAGTCGACGTCATCAACCGAGTCATCGCCGGATACGGCCTGAGCGACGACGACTCGGAGCAGGCAGCCTGGTCGCTGCGAAGCGCACTGCACGGGTTCTGCGTCTTGGAATCTCAAGAAGGCCACCCCGCCGGCACCGATCCCGACCGCGCCTATCGGAGATTGGTCGAACTTCTCTGCGCGGGAATCAGCCGAATGTAG
- a CDS encoding carboxymuconolactone decarboxylase family protein → MSEVLRRMIFSSTGSLDALVRSTCAETLSLPALPLPPITHSAPESVAREFAEQFSVDVSNVDGDLRAALFKELGSQAKEFVFSVYVADWFPRLLHALDLLFGPWTSEAKLTAEWRETELSVDSAEFSRSVARLRVLDPVTTELVRLRQARQHNCRLCKSLRMSSALEAGADEALFDEVDNYQDSALSARHKAALSLADAMVWQPGYIPADVIDAVREHFSPAESVELVLDMTRNASSKVAVAFGSDAPHVDEGVEIYEVDEDGQVTFGLGFRV, encoded by the coding sequence GTGTCAGAAGTGCTACGCCGCATGATCTTCAGCAGTACCGGGTCCTTGGATGCACTGGTGCGTTCAACCTGCGCCGAAACTCTGTCGCTGCCGGCCTTGCCGTTGCCGCCGATTACCCATTCCGCCCCGGAATCGGTAGCGCGCGAGTTTGCCGAGCAATTCAGTGTCGACGTGTCGAATGTCGACGGTGATTTGCGTGCGGCGTTGTTCAAGGAACTTGGTTCGCAGGCCAAGGAATTCGTGTTTTCGGTGTATGTCGCCGACTGGTTTCCGCGTCTGTTGCACGCATTGGACTTACTGTTCGGGCCGTGGACAAGCGAGGCGAAGCTGACAGCGGAGTGGCGCGAAACGGAACTGTCGGTGGACAGTGCGGAATTCTCGCGCAGCGTGGCGCGGCTGCGGGTGCTCGATCCGGTCACCACCGAACTGGTGCGTCTACGTCAAGCTCGCCAACACAATTGCCGATTGTGCAAATCGCTGAGAATGAGTTCTGCGCTGGAAGCCGGTGCGGACGAAGCCCTCTTCGACGAGGTCGACAACTACCAGGACAGTGCGCTGTCGGCTCGTCACAAGGCTGCACTGTCGCTTGCTGATGCGATGGTGTGGCAACCCGGCTACATCCCGGCCGACGTGATCGATGCAGTGCGCGAGCACTTCTCGCCGGCCGAGTCCGTGGAACTGGTGTTGGACATGACGAGGAATGCAAGCTCGAAAGTGGCTGTCGCGTTCGGTTCGGACGCCCCGCACGTGGATGAGGGCGTAGAAATTTACGAGGTGGACGAGGACGGGCAGGTTACATTCGGGTTGGGATTTCGCGTCTAG
- a CDS encoding TetR/AcrR family transcriptional regulator produces MESAVRDGVDSGRSDKGEFRRESILRALENLLEATTLNELNVRDISKAAGVTRSAFYFYFDNKAAAVSELSKVVDEEVAAASAIYSGGADDPARQIGQMMGAVRDTWMRHPHLFRAMRDARSSDPGVDDLWNRGLEGFVEPVAAVIDSERESGRAPVGADSRMLALVLLESIARMGDRYWIGDQKPADVAAATQALCAVWMGSIYGRV; encoded by the coding sequence GTGGAATCGGCTGTGCGAGACGGTGTTGATTCCGGAAGGTCGGACAAAGGCGAGTTTCGACGCGAGTCGATCCTGCGAGCCTTGGAAAACCTCTTGGAGGCAACCACTCTCAACGAACTGAACGTCCGCGATATCTCCAAGGCTGCGGGCGTAACCCGTTCGGCCTTCTACTTCTATTTCGACAACAAGGCCGCGGCGGTCAGTGAACTCAGCAAGGTCGTGGACGAAGAGGTTGCGGCCGCATCGGCAATCTATTCGGGTGGGGCTGATGATCCTGCACGCCAGATCGGGCAGATGATGGGCGCGGTTCGTGACACCTGGATGCGCCACCCGCATTTGTTCCGGGCAATGCGTGACGCCAGATCGTCGGACCCCGGGGTGGATGACCTGTGGAATCGTGGGTTGGAAGGATTTGTCGAACCCGTTGCTGCAGTGATCGACTCGGAACGTGAATCGGGCCGGGCGCCGGTTGGTGCCGACAGTCGCATGCTGGCGCTTGTTCTGTTGGAGAGCATCGCCCGCATGGGTGATCGCTACTGGATTGGTGATCAGAAGCCTGCTGATGTGGCTGCGGCGACGCAGGCGCTGTGTGCAGTCTGGATGGGATCGATTTATGGACGCGTTTGA
- a CDS encoding cytochrome P450, producing MTSTVPAVTEHPSAPFPWPRPPIDPPAEYQWLRENAPITRVEIFGGEYAWLVTRYDDVRSILSDPRVSADSRNPGYPRFGAPPEPEDQRLFLRMDGAEHEIFRNLLAKNFTLTAMKKIRPALQELVDTTIDTMLASPEGHTDFVKSVALPIPSTVLSWILGVHAEDRAFFNKAADEALMANDLTNPDAMSRAIAAMNDLRGYIRKIANERAALDDPGDDIIGQLVAAERAGTITMMDVENSGFLLIIAGHDTTTNMTALGMYTLLQHPEQWAQMQENPALVRNAVEELLRYLTVVHLVILRSSTEDIEIGGVTIPAGEAIIPLNLSANRDDAHFPGADALDIHRKARDHFAFGYGVHQCIGQALARLELQIIFETLARRVPTLKLAVEPEELQFKAWSGINGVFSLPVTW from the coding sequence ATGACGAGTACCGTCCCCGCCGTCACCGAACACCCCAGTGCCCCCTTCCCCTGGCCCCGCCCTCCGATCGACCCACCGGCGGAGTACCAGTGGCTACGCGAGAACGCCCCCATCACGCGAGTCGAGATCTTCGGCGGCGAATATGCCTGGCTCGTCACCCGTTACGACGACGTGCGCTCCATCCTGTCCGACCCGCGTGTCAGTGCCGACAGCCGCAATCCCGGATATCCCCGATTCGGCGCGCCGCCCGAACCTGAGGACCAACGCCTGTTCCTGCGCATGGACGGAGCCGAGCACGAGATCTTCCGCAACCTGCTTGCCAAGAACTTCACGCTCACCGCGATGAAGAAGATCCGTCCTGCGCTGCAGGAACTCGTCGACACCACCATCGACACCATGTTGGCTTCACCCGAAGGCCACACCGATTTCGTGAAATCCGTTGCACTCCCCATCCCGAGCACGGTTCTCAGCTGGATCCTGGGCGTGCACGCCGAGGATCGCGCTTTCTTCAACAAAGCCGCCGACGAAGCGCTGATGGCCAACGATCTCACCAACCCCGACGCCATGAGCCGCGCCATTGCAGCCATGAACGACCTACGCGGGTATATCCGCAAGATCGCGAACGAACGAGCGGCACTTGATGATCCGGGTGACGACATCATCGGTCAGCTGGTAGCCGCCGAACGCGCCGGCACCATCACCATGATGGACGTCGAGAACTCCGGATTCCTCCTCATCATCGCCGGGCACGACACCACCACCAACATGACCGCACTTGGCATGTACACATTGCTGCAGCACCCCGAGCAGTGGGCGCAGATGCAAGAGAACCCAGCCTTGGTCCGCAACGCCGTCGAAGAACTGCTGCGCTACCTGACCGTCGTCCACCTGGTCATCCTCCGGTCCTCCACCGAGGACATCGAAATCGGCGGCGTCACCATTCCCGCCGGCGAGGCCATCATCCCGCTCAACCTGTCGGCCAACCGCGACGACGCCCATTTCCCCGGTGCAGATGCTCTCGACATCCATCGAAAAGCCCGTGATCACTTCGCTTTCGGCTACGGGGTTCACCAGTGCATCGGCCAGGCGCTGGCTCGTCTCGAACTGCAGATCATCTTCGAAACTCTCGCTCGCCGGGTGCCGACGCTGAAGCTAGCCGTCGAGCCCGAGGAACTGCAGTTCAAGGCGTGGTCGGGCATCAACGGAGTCTTTTCGCTCCCCGTCACCTGGTAA
- a CDS encoding SDR family oxidoreductase, with protein MISFTGKTVVLTGCSSGIGAEAVTKLAALGASVIGVDRVASTDNSISQMIVGDLSTQSGVADIAAQIDGPVDVLINNAGVAATLPWRTVMSINALAPRDLTRLLLPKFAVDPAVVTTASQAGFLWQQNFARLNAFLAIDNWDDALESLADFPGIDEVCYNLSKEAAIINAGNLAVDGKHIGLRSNSVSPGTVGTPLLKDFTATMGDAAISGAVTWAGRHARPGEIADAIIFLASSDAAWISGADIPIDGGFSAMIFRSYIAPAMAAMTASA; from the coding sequence ATGATCAGTTTCACCGGCAAAACTGTTGTCCTCACCGGATGTTCGTCCGGAATCGGGGCTGAGGCAGTCACCAAACTGGCCGCTCTCGGCGCAAGCGTCATCGGTGTCGATCGAGTTGCCTCGACCGACAACTCGATCAGCCAGATGATTGTCGGCGACCTCTCCACTCAGTCGGGTGTCGCGGACATCGCCGCGCAGATCGACGGCCCCGTCGACGTGCTGATCAACAACGCCGGCGTCGCGGCAACACTCCCGTGGCGAACCGTCATGTCGATCAACGCGCTCGCTCCGCGTGATCTCACTCGCCTTCTCCTGCCCAAATTTGCCGTTGATCCGGCAGTGGTCACCACCGCGTCGCAGGCAGGTTTCCTGTGGCAGCAGAACTTTGCCCGACTCAATGCCTTTCTCGCCATCGATAACTGGGACGACGCCCTCGAATCTCTCGCAGACTTCCCCGGCATCGACGAGGTCTGCTACAACCTCTCCAAGGAAGCCGCCATCATCAATGCGGGCAACCTGGCCGTCGACGGCAAGCACATCGGACTGCGTTCCAACTCCGTTTCGCCCGGCACCGTCGGAACACCGCTCCTGAAGGACTTCACGGCCACTATGGGCGACGCGGCCATCTCCGGCGCCGTAACGTGGGCAGGCCGCCACGCCCGGCCAGGCGAGATCGCCGACGCCATCATCTTCCTCGCGTCCTCCGACGCGGCCTGGATCAGCGGCGCTGACATCCCGATCGACGGCGGATTCAGCGCCATGATCTTCCGTTCGTACATCGCGCCGGCCATGGCCGCGATGACCGCCAGCGCCTAG